The DNA region GCTTTATGGTTTGGCTTTTTTCACGCTGTGAGTGCCTTTAATAACTCAGGCTTCATACTTTTTGAAAATGGCTTACTACATTATAAACACGACCTTGCGATTAATCTTTTGATTACTTCTTTGGTGATTATTGGGGGGCTTGGGTATTTTGTGGTGATTGAGCTTTATTTCTTTCAAAAAAAGCGTTTGCAAAGCCTTAGTTTGCATACGAAAATTGTCATTTTTGCGACTATTTTTTTCATCATTTTTTCTACACTCATCACTTTTATTTTTGAATATTCTAACGCTAAAAGCATAGGGGAATTTTCCTTTTTTGACAAACTTTTGGCGTCTTATTTTGCGGCTGTGAATTACCGCACTTCAGGCTTTAATACTTTAGATATTGCAAATTTTAAAGATGCGAGTTTGTTTTTTGGCTCTTTGTTTATGGTGATAGGGGGTGCGCCTGGAGGCACGGCTGGGGGTATGAAAGTAACAACTGTGATGGTGCTTTTACTCTATGCTTACTGGACTTTGAGAAATGGGCGTGTGAGAATGTTTGGCTATGAAATTCCGCAAGAAACGATTAATAAGGCTTTTATCATAGCCGTTGGTTCGGCTGTTTATATAGTCGTGGCGGCGATTTCTATCTCCTTGCTGGAGACGGATTTTAAATTTATCGCTTTATTTTTTGAGACCTCTTCTGCTTTTGCCACGGTGGGACTTTCGGTAGGAGATGGGGGGACTCTTTCTTTATGTGCGAAATTCCACGATACGAGCAAAATTATTATTATCA from Campylobacter upsaliensis includes:
- a CDS encoding TrkH family potassium uptake protein — protein: MKQFGLDRRTFKIFLAGYIIIAFFGAVLLSFEWAHTKPISFIDAFFTSTSAVSMTGLVVKNTAADFTLLGQIIILALVQIGGLGYMGIGLFVYMLIRKKVGFSGRNLLKESLLYPSMDGIFKFFKKVLLFIFIIELIGTVLFTLRFALEMDFTKALWFGFFHAVSAFNNSGFILFENGLLHYKHDLAINLLITSLVIIGGLGYFVVIELYFFQKKRLQSLSLHTKIVIFATIFFIIFSTLITFIFEYSNAKSIGEFSFFDKLLASYFAAVNYRTSGFNTLDIANFKDASLFFGSLFMVIGGAPGGTAGGMKVTTVMVLLLYAYWTLRNGRVRMFGYEIPQETINKAFIIAVGSAVYIVVAAISISLLETDFKFIALFFETSSAFATVGLSVGDGGTLSLCAKFHDTSKIIIIIMMISGRIGVFAFFLSVFNQDKAIHLRYPQGRVNL